The Erythrobacter sp. JK5 genome includes a region encoding these proteins:
- a CDS encoding citrate synthase, with amino-acid sequence MSDKNAKLELGGKTYEFPVLEGSTGPDVVDIRKLYGQTGAFTFDPGYKSTASCESALTYIDGNEGVLLHRGYPIGQLAEHSSFMEVSYLLLNGELPNKDELDDFTYTITRHTMLHEQLSVLYRGFRRDAHPMAIMCGVVGALSAFYHDSTDISDPEHRKISSHRLIAKMPTIAAMAYKYAIGQPFMQPKNDLSYTGNFLRMTFGVPAEEYEVIPAVEKAMDRIFILHADHEQNASTSTVRLAGSSGANPFACISAGIACLWGPAHGGANEAALNMLREIGTPDKIPHYIERAKDKNDPFRLMGFGHRVYKNYDPRATVMQKTVREVFEALNVKDPVFETALQLEEIALNDDYFKEKKLFPNVDFYSGIILSAIGFPTTMFTALFALARTVGWVAQWNEMISDPAQVIGRPRQLYTGPTQRDYVPVDKR; translated from the coding sequence GTGTCAGACAAGAACGCCAAACTGGAGCTCGGCGGTAAAACCTACGAATTTCCCGTGCTCGAAGGCAGCACCGGCCCTGACGTAGTCGATATCCGCAAGCTCTATGGCCAGACCGGCGCGTTCACGTTCGATCCCGGGTACAAGTCGACCGCCAGCTGCGAAAGCGCGCTGACCTATATCGACGGCAACGAGGGCGTTCTGCTGCATCGGGGCTACCCGATCGGGCAGCTGGCCGAGCATTCGAGCTTCATGGAAGTCAGCTATCTGCTGCTCAACGGCGAGCTGCCGAACAAGGACGAGCTCGACGATTTCACCTACACGATTACGCGTCACACGATGCTGCACGAGCAGCTTTCTGTGCTGTACCGCGGTTTCCGCCGCGATGCGCACCCGATGGCGATCATGTGCGGCGTCGTCGGCGCGCTGTCGGCGTTCTACCACGACAGCACCGACATTTCCGATCCCGAGCACCGCAAGATCAGTTCGCATCGCCTCATCGCCAAGATGCCGACGATCGCCGCGATGGCCTACAAATATGCGATCGGGCAGCCCTTCATGCAGCCCAAGAACGATCTCAGCTACACCGGCAATTTCCTGCGCATGACCTTCGGCGTTCCGGCCGAAGAATACGAGGTGATCCCGGCAGTCGAAAAGGCGATGGATCGGATCTTCATCCTGCATGCCGACCACGAACAGAACGCCTCGACTTCGACCGTGCGGCTTGCCGGTTCGTCGGGCGCGAACCCGTTCGCCTGCATCTCTGCCGGTATCGCATGCCTGTGGGGTCCGGCGCATGGTGGAGCCAACGAGGCCGCGCTCAACATGCTGCGCGAAATCGGCACCCCCGACAAGATCCCGCACTATATCGAGCGCGCCAAGGACAAGAACGATCCGTTCCGCCTGATGGGCTTCGGCCACCGCGTGTACAAGAACTACGATCCACGCGCGACCGTCATGCAAAAGACCGTGCGCGAAGTGTTCGAGGCGCTCAACGTCAAGGACCCGGTATTCGAGACTGCGCTGCAGCTTGAAGAAATCGCGCTCAACGACGATTACTTCAAGGAAAAGAAGCTGTTCCCGAACGTGGACTTCTATTCCGGCATCATCCTGTCGGCGATCGGGTTCCCGACCACGATGTTCACCGCGCTGTTCGCGCTCGCTCGCACCGTCGGTTGGGTGGCGCAGTGGAACGAGATGATCTCCGACCCGGCACAGGTCATCGGTCGTCCCCGCCAGCTCTACACCGGCCCGACGCAGCGCGACTACGTGCCGGTCGACAAGCGCTAG
- the gltX gene encoding glutamate--tRNA ligase yields the protein MASETGPNGSETPNRVVTRFAPSPTGFLHIGGARTALFNWLYARHHGGKALLRIEDTDRKRSTQEAIDAILDGLAWLGLDYDEQPVFQSERGSRHVEVAEKLLEHGHAYKCYATQEELEEMRAAQRAAKQPIRYDGRWRHRDPSEAPPGSPFVVRLKTPETGETTIIDEVQGKVTVRNEELDDYVILRADGTPTYMLAVVVDDRDMGVTHVIRGDDHLNNAFRQLPIYRAMAEIEGDWAGPVYAHIPLIHGSDGAKLSKRHGALGVEAYRDEMGILPDALFNYLLRLGWAHGDREEISRAEAIELFDLSGVGKSPSRFDLKKLENLNGHYIRAADDRTLVDLMLPRLPERADPELLERAIPVLKTRAKNVDELVEGGQFLFAKRPLEMTDKAAALLDDEGRARLAAISERLGQENHWTIEALEATTKALAEDLGLGLGKLAQPMRAALTGTTTSPGIFDVLVLLGREEALARLDAQAATS from the coding sequence ATGGCAAGCGAAACCGGCCCGAACGGCTCTGAAACTCCCAACCGTGTCGTCACCCGGTTCGCGCCTTCGCCCACGGGTTTCCTGCATATCGGCGGCGCACGCACGGCTTTGTTCAATTGGCTCTATGCCCGCCACCATGGCGGCAAGGCTCTGCTGAGGATCGAAGACACCGATCGCAAGCGCTCCACCCAGGAAGCCATCGACGCCATTCTCGACGGGCTGGCCTGGCTCGGGCTCGATTACGACGAGCAGCCGGTGTTCCAGTCGGAACGCGGATCGCGCCATGTCGAAGTCGCGGAAAAGCTGCTCGAACACGGGCATGCGTACAAGTGCTACGCAACCCAGGAAGAGCTCGAGGAGATGCGCGCTGCCCAGCGGGCCGCGAAGCAGCCGATCCGCTACGACGGGCGGTGGCGCCACCGCGATCCGTCCGAAGCGCCCCCGGGATCACCGTTCGTCGTTCGGCTCAAGACCCCGGAAACGGGGGAGACGACGATCATCGACGAGGTCCAGGGCAAGGTCACCGTGCGCAACGAGGAGCTCGACGATTACGTCATCCTGCGCGCCGATGGGACACCGACCTACATGCTCGCGGTGGTGGTCGACGATCGCGACATGGGCGTCACCCATGTCATCCGCGGCGACGACCATCTCAACAACGCGTTCCGGCAATTGCCGATCTATCGCGCGATGGCCGAAATCGAAGGCGACTGGGCGGGGCCGGTCTATGCCCATATCCCGCTGATCCACGGATCGGACGGGGCCAAGCTTTCCAAGCGGCATGGGGCGTTGGGGGTCGAGGCGTACCGGGACGAGATGGGGATCCTGCCCGATGCCCTGTTCAACTACCTCCTGCGGCTGGGCTGGGCGCACGGCGATCGCGAGGAGATCAGCCGCGCGGAAGCGATCGAACTGTTCGACCTGTCGGGCGTAGGCAAGAGCCCTTCGCGGTTCGACCTGAAGAAGCTGGAGAACCTCAACGGCCACTATATTCGGGCTGCCGACGATCGCACGCTGGTCGATCTGATGCTACCAAGACTCCCTGAGCGAGCCGATCCAGAGCTCCTCGAACGGGCGATCCCCGTGCTCAAGACACGTGCCAAGAACGTCGACGAACTGGTTGAAGGGGGACAATTCCTGTTCGCCAAGCGTCCATTGGAAATGACCGACAAGGCTGCCGCGCTTCTGGACGACGAAGGGCGCGCGCGGCTCGCAGCCATTTCGGAGCGGCTTGGGCAGGAAAATCACTGGACAATCGAAGCGCTCGAAGCCACTACGAAAGCGCTCGCCGAGGACCTGGGATTGGGTCTCGGAAAGCTGGCGCAGCCAATGCGTGCTGCACTTACCGGAACGACGACCTCGCCCGGAATTTTCGATGTTCTGGTCCTTCTGGGACGGGAAGAGGCCCTCGCACGGCTCGACGCGCAAGCCGCGACGAGCTGA
- a CDS encoding ComEC/Rec2 family competence protein produces MIWLRSEVVGADPIARPVVERVQGFLLEREDQPAQDRTRLTLAVRDAESGESRKIRINVPLEQAGEGLAEGAIVRARVRLMPPASPMLPGSYDFARAAWFMGLAATGSVIGEVSLVEPAPEASGLATIQRALSGHVRERVEGSAGTIAAAFASGDRGSITEADEDAMRDAGLTHLLSISGLHVSAVIAAAYLVALKLLALFPAIALRVRLPILAAAVGAVAGIGYTLLTGAEVPTVRSCVAAMLVLIALALGRDALSLRMVAVAAMFVLLLWPESVVGPSFQMSFSAVIAIVALHTSAPVKSFLAAREESWRARGGRRVAMLFLTGLVIEIALMPIVLFHFHRAGVYGAFANVVAIPLVTFISMPLIAVALLLDLVGLGGPAWWLVEASLELLLAIAHVTSAQPGAVKLMPQMGTATIALFVTGGLWLALWSGRARLLGFVPAAVATAMLIATPIPDVLIGREGRHVGIVLDRPGGGKELLSLRDTRSDYARDNLLELAGVTSDPIPIAGWQGAECSPEFCLVTIARGGRDWQLLLARNRDLVEERALAAACERADIVVADRFLPASCKPLWLKADRRLLQRTGGLAIDLENERIATVAAGQGEHGWWRGTGD; encoded by the coding sequence GTGATCTGGCTGCGATCCGAAGTCGTCGGCGCCGATCCGATCGCGCGACCCGTGGTCGAGCGGGTGCAGGGGTTTTTGCTCGAACGCGAGGATCAACCAGCGCAGGATCGCACCCGCCTCACGCTGGCGGTGCGCGATGCGGAAAGCGGCGAGAGCCGCAAGATCAGGATCAACGTGCCGCTCGAACAGGCGGGCGAAGGGCTCGCCGAAGGGGCGATCGTGCGGGCGCGCGTGCGGCTGATGCCGCCGGCCAGCCCGATGCTGCCGGGTTCGTACGATTTCGCGCGCGCGGCGTGGTTCATGGGGCTTGCCGCGACCGGCAGCGTGATCGGCGAGGTGTCACTGGTAGAACCCGCGCCCGAAGCCAGCGGTCTTGCCACGATCCAGCGCGCGCTTTCGGGACATGTCCGCGAGCGGGTCGAGGGTTCGGCCGGCACCATCGCCGCCGCCTTTGCCAGCGGCGATCGCGGCTCGATCACCGAGGCCGATGAAGACGCGATGCGCGATGCGGGCCTCACGCACCTGCTTTCGATCAGCGGCCTGCATGTCAGCGCGGTGATAGCAGCGGCGTACCTGGTGGCGCTGAAACTGCTGGCCCTGTTCCCGGCGATTGCCCTGCGAGTGCGCCTGCCGATCCTCGCTGCGGCGGTCGGAGCGGTGGCCGGAATCGGCTATACGCTGCTGACAGGGGCGGAGGTGCCGACGGTGCGCAGCTGCGTTGCCGCGATGCTGGTGCTGATAGCGCTGGCGCTGGGACGCGATGCATTGTCCCTGCGGATGGTGGCGGTGGCGGCGATGTTCGTTCTGCTGTTGTGGCCCGAAAGCGTTGTCGGGCCGAGCTTTCAGATGAGTTTTTCGGCGGTGATCGCGATCGTGGCGTTGCATACCAGCGCGCCGGTGAAGTCGTTTCTGGCAGCGCGAGAGGAAAGCTGGCGGGCGCGCGGCGGGCGGCGGGTCGCGATGCTGTTCCTCACCGGGCTGGTGATCGAGATCGCGCTGATGCCGATCGTGCTGTTTCATTTCCACCGGGCCGGGGTCTACGGGGCCTTCGCCAATGTCGTGGCGATCCCGCTGGTCACTTTCATATCGATGCCGCTGATCGCGGTGGCACTGCTGCTCGACCTGGTCGGGCTGGGCGGTCCGGCCTGGTGGCTGGTGGAAGCCTCGCTCGAGCTGCTGCTTGCCATCGCGCATGTGACTTCTGCGCAGCCGGGGGCGGTGAAGCTGATGCCGCAGATGGGCACAGCCACGATCGCACTGTTCGTGACGGGTGGCCTGTGGCTGGCGCTGTGGAGCGGGCGGGCGAGGCTGCTCGGGTTTGTGCCTGCGGCAGTTGCAACCGCGATGCTGATCGCTACACCGATCCCCGATGTCCTGATCGGGCGGGAGGGACGCCACGTCGGGATCGTCCTCGATCGGCCCGGCGGAGGAAAGGAACTGCTCTCGCTGCGCGACACAAGGTCGGACTATGCGCGCGACAACCTGCTCGAACTGGCTGGCGTCACCAGCGATCCGATTCCGATCGCCGGATGGCAGGGTGCGGAGTGCTCGCCCGAATTCTGCCTCGTTACGATCGCGCGCGGCGGGCGGGACTGGCAGCTGCTGCTGGCCCGCAATCGCGATCTCGTGGAAGAACGGGCGCTCGCTGCCGCGTGCGAGCGCGCGGACATCGTTGTCGCCGACCGGTTTCTTCCGGCCTCATGCAAGCCGTTATGGCTCAAAGCCGACCGGCGGTTGCTACAGCGCACCGGCGGGCTGGCGATCGACCTCGAAAACGAGCGGATTGCGACCGTTGCCGCGGGGCAGGGCGAACATGGCTGGTGGCGCGGAACCGGCGACTGA
- the lexA gene encoding transcriptional repressor LexA, translated as MLTAKQHELIRFIQQRLEETGISPSFEEMKEALDLKSKSGVHRLISALEERGFIRRLPNRARALEVIRQPEDATPTPRATRIANDSVARGSAVMKSAPEPANDVIEIPLHGRIAAGAPIEALEGQSSLPVPAALLGPGEHYALEVSGDSMIEAGIFDGDFALVKRTDTARDGEIVVALVRGEEATLKYLHKDGGMVRLDPANATHSPQVYPSGEVQVQGKLAGLLRRYH; from the coding sequence ATGCTGACAGCCAAGCAGCACGAATTGATCCGGTTCATCCAGCAGCGACTGGAGGAGACCGGCATTTCCCCGAGTTTCGAGGAAATGAAGGAAGCGCTCGACCTCAAGAGCAAATCGGGGGTGCATCGCCTGATCTCCGCGCTCGAGGAACGCGGCTTCATCCGCCGCCTGCCCAACCGGGCGCGCGCGCTCGAGGTAATCCGGCAACCCGAAGACGCGACACCAACACCGCGCGCAACGCGGATCGCGAACGATTCGGTCGCGCGAGGGTCGGCGGTGATGAAGTCCGCCCCGGAACCGGCCAACGACGTGATCGAGATTCCGCTCCATGGACGGATCGCAGCCGGCGCGCCGATCGAGGCACTGGAAGGACAGAGTTCGCTGCCGGTCCCGGCGGCGCTGCTCGGCCCGGGAGAGCATTACGCGCTCGAAGTATCCGGCGACTCGATGATCGAGGCGGGTATTTTCGACGGGGATTTTGCGCTGGTGAAGCGCACCGACACCGCGCGCGATGGCGAAATCGTCGTCGCGCTGGTTCGGGGCGAGGAAGCCACGCTCAAGTATCTGCACAAGGATGGCGGAATGGTGCGGCTCGATCCGGCCAACGCCACGCATTCGCCGCAGGTCTACCCGTCCGGCGAAGTCCAGGTCCAGGGCAAGCTGGCCGGGCTGTTGCGGCGTTATCATTGA
- a CDS encoding molybdopterin molybdotransferase MoeA: protein MLTLEEAQARLLALDPAQEAIEIECQSALGRYLSRDLTALRTQPAADLSAMDGYAVCGDGPWQRVGESRAGMPFAGSLAPGQCTRISTGAHMPTGSDRVLIQENAKADSNLIALAEGEDPPPPGRHVRKAGFDFGRGDTVLAKGTRLGPAQLALAIAAGHDTVPIVKPATVQVLDSGDELARPGSQCGADQIPASNGTMIAAMLAPHVGSVQLLGPVPDDLPALAAALEKADHPILVTSGGASVGDHDLIQRALIDWGAELAFWKVAIKPGKPLMVATRRRESGIQVIVGLPGNPVSSFVTCFLFVLPLVRAVAGVSDPLPKAETRIASEDLPAVGSRREFLRAVSDGARVRLAASQDSSALLALAAANCLIDRPAGAPAVSAGEPVPVYMLQNG, encoded by the coding sequence ATGCTGACGCTCGAAGAGGCGCAGGCGCGACTCCTGGCGCTGGATCCCGCGCAGGAAGCGATCGAGATCGAATGCCAATCGGCGCTGGGTCGATACCTGTCTCGCGACCTCACGGCGCTGCGCACGCAACCGGCAGCCGACCTTTCGGCCATGGATGGCTACGCCGTCTGCGGCGATGGCCCTTGGCAGCGTGTGGGCGAAAGCCGCGCCGGTATGCCTTTCGCCGGATCGCTCGCGCCCGGCCAGTGCACGCGGATTTCGACCGGGGCGCACATGCCCACCGGGTCCGATCGGGTGCTCATTCAGGAAAACGCGAAAGCAGACAGCAACCTGATCGCACTGGCCGAGGGCGAAGATCCACCTCCCCCGGGTCGACACGTGCGCAAGGCCGGGTTCGATTTCGGGCGGGGCGACACCGTGCTGGCAAAGGGAACCCGATTGGGACCGGCACAACTCGCGCTGGCGATAGCTGCCGGGCACGATACGGTGCCGATCGTCAAACCCGCGACGGTTCAGGTGCTCGACAGCGGCGACGAGCTGGCTCGACCCGGGTCGCAATGCGGCGCCGACCAGATCCCGGCGAGCAACGGGACGATGATCGCCGCCATGCTGGCCCCGCATGTGGGATCGGTCCAGCTGCTCGGCCCGGTGCCGGACGATCTCCCTGCCCTTGCGGCGGCGCTGGAGAAAGCGGACCACCCCATCCTCGTGACCTCGGGCGGTGCTTCGGTGGGCGATCACGACCTGATCCAGCGGGCGCTGATCGACTGGGGTGCGGAGCTGGCGTTCTGGAAGGTCGCGATCAAGCCGGGCAAGCCCCTGATGGTGGCGACCCGGCGGCGCGAGTCGGGCATCCAGGTGATTGTCGGGCTGCCGGGCAACCCGGTGTCGAGCTTCGTCACCTGCTTCCTGTTCGTGCTTCCCCTGGTCCGCGCGGTCGCGGGCGTTTCCGATCCGTTGCCCAAAGCGGAGACCCGTATCGCATCCGAGGACCTGCCCGCGGTCGGCTCTCGCCGCGAATTCCTGCGCGCGGTGAGCGACGGTGCGAGGGTGCGCCTCGCCGCGTCGCAGGATTCCTCCGCCCTGCTGGCGCTGGCAGCGGCCAATTGCCTGATCGATCGGCCCGCAGGAGCTCCGGCGGTGAGCGCGGGCGAGCCTGTTCCGGTGTACATGCTCCAGAATGGCTGA
- the moaC gene encoding cyclic pyranopterin monophosphate synthase MoaC, protein MSDLTHLGEDGAARMVDVGGKPPSARVAMASGRIAMSAQALDAIRAGDAPKGDVLGTARIAGIMAAKRTGELIPLCHPLALDAVTLDFAFEAGAIRATATASLTGKTGVEMEAMVAVSTALLTIYDMAKAIDKGMVIGEVRLIEKRGGKSGHWKAADL, encoded by the coding sequence ATGAGCGACCTCACTCATCTTGGCGAAGACGGTGCAGCAAGGATGGTGGATGTCGGCGGGAAACCGCCAAGCGCGCGCGTGGCGATGGCCTCGGGGAGGATTGCGATGTCGGCGCAGGCGCTCGATGCGATCCGCGCGGGCGACGCGCCCAAGGGCGACGTGCTCGGCACCGCCCGTATCGCGGGAATCATGGCCGCCAAGCGCACCGGCGAGCTGATCCCGCTGTGCCATCCGCTGGCGCTCGACGCGGTAACGCTCGATTTCGCGTTCGAAGCCGGCGCGATCCGGGCCACTGCCACCGCATCGCTGACGGGCAAGACCGGGGTCGAGATGGAAGCGATGGTCGCGGTGTCGACCGCGCTGCTGACGATCTACGACATGGCCAAGGCGATCGACAAAGGCATGGTGATCGGCGAGGTCCGCCTGATCGAAAAGCGCGGCGGCAAGTCGGGGCACTGGAAAGCCGCCGACCTGTGA
- the trpC gene encoding indole-3-glycerol phosphate synthase TrpC, which produces MNKLEEICAAKREVVAARKAAVPLAELAQAARIQTAPRGFENALRRRSESGFALIAEIKRASPSKGLIREDFRPADHARDYEAGGAACLSVLTDAPYFQGHEDNLVEARAACSLPVLRKDFMVDPWQCLEARAIGADAILIIVAALEDGLMAEIEAAAREHDMDVLVEVHDEAELERAAKHLASRLIGVNNRDLKTFTTSLTTTERLAPLAPEGALLVGESGIATHADCQRLAKAGVRTFLVGESLMRADDLAAATRSLLEG; this is translated from the coding sequence GTGAACAAGCTCGAGGAAATATGCGCCGCAAAACGCGAAGTGGTCGCCGCGCGGAAAGCGGCAGTGCCACTCGCCGAACTGGCACAGGCAGCGCGCATCCAGACCGCGCCGCGCGGGTTCGAAAATGCGCTGCGCCGCCGATCCGAATCCGGCTTTGCGCTGATCGCCGAGATCAAGCGCGCGAGCCCGTCCAAGGGTCTGATCCGCGAAGATTTCCGCCCTGCCGATCATGCCCGCGATTACGAAGCAGGCGGCGCGGCGTGTCTTTCGGTGCTGACCGATGCGCCCTACTTTCAGGGTCACGAGGATAATCTGGTCGAAGCGCGCGCAGCGTGTTCGCTCCCGGTCTTGCGCAAGGATTTCATGGTCGATCCGTGGCAATGCCTCGAGGCGCGCGCGATCGGAGCAGATGCGATCCTGATCATCGTAGCCGCACTCGAAGATGGCCTGATGGCAGAGATCGAAGCGGCGGCGCGCGAACACGATATGGACGTACTGGTGGAAGTGCATGACGAGGCGGAGCTCGAACGCGCGGCCAAGCACCTCGCATCACGCCTGATCGGAGTGAACAACCGCGATCTCAAAACCTTTACCACTTCGCTTACCACCACCGAACGGCTGGCACCGCTGGCGCCCGAGGGTGCGCTGCTGGTCGGCGAAAGCGGCATCGCGACACACGCCGATTGCCAACGCCTGGCCAAAGCGGGGGTGCGCACGTTCCTGGTCGGCGAAAGCCTGATGCGCGCGGACGATCTGGCGGCGGCGACGCGCTCCCTCCTCGAAGGGTGA
- the trpD gene encoding anthranilate phosphoribosyltransferase: MKILPLAVPHMTEAEAEEVFGWILDGEASDEEIARFLLAMTDRSETAEEIAGAARALRARLIPIAAPDDAVDCCGTGGDGHHTLNVSTAVSLVVAACGVPVAKHGNRAASSKSGAADTLEALGLDMDAAGRTAEKTLAEIGICFLFAKNHHPAMGRIQPIRQRLGKRTIFNLMGPLSNPAGVKRQLIGIARPGYVPIYAQAKARLGTTRTFIVSGDEGLDELSLAGGNELADVTGNEFEMRRVDAAEFDIAHAPVEAIRGGDALHNAKALKALLGGTPGPYRDAVVFNAAATLVVSGKTEDWIEGAALAERALDSGDAAQLLGRWIAMAV; encoded by the coding sequence ATGAAAATCCTGCCGCTTGCCGTGCCGCACATGACCGAGGCCGAGGCCGAGGAAGTGTTCGGCTGGATCCTCGATGGCGAGGCGAGCGACGAGGAAATTGCCCGGTTCCTGCTGGCGATGACCGATCGCAGCGAAACCGCCGAAGAAATCGCAGGCGCGGCGCGGGCGTTGCGCGCGCGCCTGATTCCGATCGCGGCACCCGATGATGCCGTCGATTGTTGCGGTACCGGCGGAGATGGCCACCATACACTGAACGTCTCGACCGCCGTCAGCCTTGTGGTCGCGGCCTGCGGCGTTCCGGTGGCCAAACATGGCAATCGCGCAGCGTCGTCCAAGTCGGGCGCGGCCGATACGCTCGAAGCGCTGGGGCTCGATATGGATGCCGCCGGTCGCACCGCCGAAAAGACACTGGCGGAAATCGGCATCTGCTTCCTGTTCGCGAAAAACCACCACCCGGCGATGGGCCGCATCCAGCCCATTCGTCAGCGACTCGGCAAACGCACGATCTTCAACCTGATGGGACCGCTGTCGAACCCCGCCGGCGTGAAGCGGCAGCTGATCGGGATCGCTCGCCCCGGCTATGTTCCGATTTACGCCCAGGCAAAGGCAAGGCTGGGTACGACCCGCACATTCATCGTCTCCGGCGACGAAGGTCTGGACGAACTGAGCCTTGCGGGTGGCAACGAGCTTGCGGACGTTACCGGCAACGAGTTCGAAATGCGCCGCGTGGACGCAGCGGAATTCGATATCGCTCATGCCCCGGTCGAAGCCATCCGAGGTGGCGATGCCCTGCACAACGCGAAAGCGCTGAAGGCACTGTTGGGCGGGACCCCCGGCCCCTATCGCGACGCGGTGGTGTTCAATGCTGCTGCAACGCTGGTGGTTTCGGGCAAGACGGAGGACTGGATCGAGGGCGCCGCACTGGCCGAACGAGCGCTTGATAGCGGCGACGCCGCACAGCTGCTGGGTCGCTGGATCGCGATGGCTGTGTGA
- a CDS encoding aminodeoxychorismate/anthranilate synthase component II — translation MILVIDNYDSFTFNLVHYLMELGVEVRVERNDALSAREAVASNAAGFLISPGPCTPNQAGISLDLVAACADAEKPLLGVCLGHQAIGQHFGGAVVRGGLMHGKTSPVTHDGTGIFAGLPSPFTATRYHSLEVVDTPAALVANAHAETPGGDHASIMGYRHETLPIHGVQFHPESIATEHGHALLSNFLKLCGIETQLPERLRA, via the coding sequence ATGATCCTCGTCATCGACAATTACGACAGCTTCACCTTCAACCTCGTCCACTACCTGATGGAGCTCGGGGTCGAGGTTCGGGTCGAACGCAACGATGCGCTCAGCGCCCGCGAGGCGGTGGCTAGCAACGCTGCCGGTTTCCTGATTTCGCCGGGACCCTGCACGCCCAACCAGGCCGGAATCAGCCTCGATCTGGTCGCCGCCTGCGCCGATGCCGAAAAGCCGCTGCTGGGCGTGTGTCTCGGCCACCAGGCGATCGGGCAGCATTTCGGCGGCGCGGTGGTGCGCGGCGGATTGATGCACGGCAAGACCTCCCCGGTAACGCATGACGGGACGGGTATCTTCGCCGGTCTGCCCTCGCCCTTCACCGCCACGCGCTATCACAGCCTCGAAGTGGTCGATACGCCCGCCGCGCTGGTCGCCAATGCCCATGCCGAAACCCCGGGCGGCGACCATGCGAGCATCATGGGTTATCGGCACGAGACCCTGCCGATCCACGGCGTGCAGTTTCATCCCGAAAGCATCGCCACAGAACACGGCCACGCGCTGCTCTCCAATTTCCTGAAGCTGTGCGGCATCGAAACCCAGCTGCCCGAAAGACTCCGCGCATGA
- a CDS encoding phosphodiester glycosidase family protein, with product MKRLAIVLSVLALAACDRQPEGQPIVRTQLGDAVPTENAPDASPTDAPEDAPQVVSACSDVTFENIPLTHCVADPAQHRIVTRLGEAGSGPFRSLAAFADTVDKNTIAFAMNAGMYGDDIKPIGYYVEDGERLKELNRADGPGNFHMKPNGVFYGTGGSWSVLSADRFFSSVRDRPNFGTQSGPMLVIDGKLHPDFQDDGPSRAVRNGVGVSADGKAHFVISNASISFGQFARYFRDELKTPNALFLDGNVSSLWDPATNRLDRGLIGPMIVVTRREVAE from the coding sequence GTGAAGCGGCTTGCCATCGTCTTGAGCGTGTTGGCGCTCGCCGCCTGCGACCGGCAGCCCGAAGGGCAACCGATCGTCCGCACCCAGCTGGGCGATGCCGTGCCGACCGAAAACGCGCCCGATGCATCGCCGACCGATGCCCCCGAGGACGCACCGCAAGTCGTTTCGGCCTGCAGCGACGTCACGTTCGAAAACATCCCGCTGACCCACTGCGTCGCCGACCCGGCCCAGCATCGGATCGTCACCCGGCTCGGTGAAGCGGGCAGCGGACCGTTCCGATCGCTTGCGGCCTTCGCCGATACGGTCGACAAGAATACGATTGCGTTCGCCATGAATGCCGGGATGTACGGCGACGATATCAAGCCGATCGGCTATTACGTCGAAGACGGCGAGCGGTTGAAGGAACTCAATCGCGCCGATGGCCCCGGCAACTTCCACATGAAGCCCAACGGAGTGTTCTACGGCACCGGCGGATCGTGGAGCGTGCTCAGCGCCGATCGGTTCTTTTCGAGCGTGCGCGATCGCCCGAATTTCGGCACGCAATCCGGGCCGATGCTGGTGATCGACGGCAAATTGCATCCCGATTTCCAGGATGACGGGCCTTCGCGGGCGGTGCGCAACGGTGTCGGCGTGAGCGCTGACGGAAAGGCGCATTTCGTGATCTCGAACGCCTCGATCAGTTTCGGACAGTTCGCCCGCTATTTCCGCGACGAGCTGAAAACGCCGAACGCGCTGTTTCTCGATGGCAACGTGTCCTCGTTGTGGGATCCGGCCACGAACCGGCTCGATCGCGGGCTGATCGGCCCGATGATCGTCGTGACCAGGCGCGAGGTTGCCGAATGA